A segment of the Agrobacterium tumefaciens genome:
AGCCGAATTGCCATTGGGAGAGGTCAGCCCGACAACGCCAGCTTTCCTGTTGACGGCAATCGCACCGACATAGTTCGCCAGACGCAACGTCGTCTCTTCGGGGAGATCCATGAAGGTGACGTCTTCGCCTTTCGAAAAATACCCGACCAGAGGTGGCAGGTCGTTGCGCGGTCCTTCATATTGGCAAGCAAACCAGATGCGCCCGTCGCCATCCAGATCGACATGGCGGGTGGAAAGCTGTTGCAGCTTTTGCGGCATGGTGTGTTTTTGAACGAGCTGTCCGGTGGCAGCATCCAGCAACACCAGCGATGGTTCCATACGATCGACATTGAGCTTGGTACGGCCAAAGTCGGGATGGGTTTCGATGCCGCCGTTCGCGATGACGATCATCGTGCCATCGTCGCTCACCGTCATGTCGTGGGTGCCGATACCGTGCGCGTCATATTCGCCAATACGACGGAAGCTGTCACGCGCGTCGTAAAGCCCGATGACGCCGCGATTGCCATCGAAGTCGTTTTCGCTGGCATAGAGGATCGTACCGTCAGGCGAGAATTGTCCATGGCCGTAGAAATGACGGTTGTCCGGAGTGTGCACCACAATGGGTTCTCGGCCACCGACCGGATCAAGAGCCATGAAGAAGGTGCCCGGCCGCCGGGCAAAAGCCACCACGGTGCCCGATACCCGGCTGACCGCCATTCCATGCGCTCGTGCCGGTAACGTGACCCGGTCGATGATCTGTCCTGCTTCGCTGACGGTTGCAATACCATAGCCACCATCGGCACCACGAAAAGCCGAGGCGAAGACTGCATCGGTCCGCTCGAGGGCGAAAAGCGAACGGGGAGCAAGGGTCGCCAGAAACGGCAGACCCGCCGCTTTCATGAAGCTTCGCCGGTCAATCAGCGTGCGAACACCGCCTGGCATCATCAGTCCCCGTCTGCAAAGGAGAAACCGGAACTCAGACCGATTGCACCACCATACTGGTCGTTGAGGCGGTAGATCAGATCCTTGCCGTTCAATAGCAGGTAATCCACCTTGGTGCGCTGCTCCTTGTTGTCGAGTGCCTTTTCGATATCGGGCTCAATGCCGCCGGCAACGCGGATCATCGACTTGGCGAGGAAATCGATGGAACTTACGATAGAACGTTGGTCTGGTGGCAGGAGATCGGTCATATCAGCCGTATGAAGCAGACCCTGAACCGCGGCGATATTGGTGGAGATGCTTTTCCAGGTCAGGCCTGAACGGCGGTAAATTGCCGTCCGTGGGAAGTCCGCCTTGTCTGGCCCCTTATAAAAAGTTTCAATTCGCTGGTCGCGAATGGCCTCGGAACCGTGCACGAGAATGCCGAGCAGGGCGACCAAAGCCTCTCGTTCGTCACGGAACACGGGATTATCAGGTCCGGGTTGCGTCCAGTGTTGAGCGGCGCCATCGGGCGCATTCCAAAGGCCGGTGAGTTCCTTGGCGACATTGGCGATGTTGCCGGCAATCGCTATGCCATAGCGGCAACGAAAATCGCCCGCTTTCCCCTGGAGCTCGTCGGCATTGGTACCGTAAAGTACGAATTCCAGTGCTCCCAGTCCCTGTGCCGCAACGCTTTTACCCTTCAGGCCATTTGTGGTCGTGACACTTTCGTCCTTGCTGGCGAGGTAGCCTTGCACCTGTTTCAGCCCAAGTCCCTTTTTATCTGGATAGTAGAGCACCCGCTCAAAACGGTTTTGCTCGATGACCGGACCAACACGCACGATCTCGATGGTGGACCATTTCTGCACCGTATCCACAAAAGCGTCTTTTGCTGCTGCCTCAGTCTCAGGCGAAGGTGCCGCGCAGAAAGCCATCATCTTGCTTTGCAACGTTTCGGCCGAGACCTGGAAG
Coding sequences within it:
- a CDS encoding DUF1513 domain-containing protein, giving the protein MMPGGVRTLIDRRSFMKAAGLPFLATLAPRSLFALERTDAVFASAFRGADGGYGIATVSEAGQIIDRVTLPARAHGMAVSRVSGTVVAFARRPGTFFMALDPVGGREPIVVHTPDNRHFYGHGQFSPDGTILYASENDFDGNRGVIGLYDARDSFRRIGEYDAHGIGTHDMTVSDDGTMIVIANGGIETHPDFGRTKLNVDRMEPSLVLLDAATGQLVQKHTMPQKLQQLSTRHVDLDGDGRIWFACQYEGPRNDLPPLVGYFSKGEDVTFMDLPEETTLRLANYVGAIAVNRKAGVVGLTSPNGNSAVELDAKTGQVISETTVRDAAGVAPSAKSVAVSSYDGLFETTRSNVAWDQHIIRISR